One genomic region from Cellulomonas fengjieae encodes:
- a CDS encoding Hsp20/alpha crystallin family protein, whose protein sequence is MATRIDPFQDLDRLFGQLASAERAAATMPIDLYRAGDHYVLDVDLPGADPGTIDVNVEDRTLTIRAQRTAGPDKDVQWLAKERPVGTYARQLTVSKALALDAITANYADGVLTLNIPVAQEAKARRIEVQHGGDSSQITSGGNERS, encoded by the coding sequence TTGGCCACACGAATCGACCCGTTCCAGGATCTGGATCGACTCTTCGGGCAGCTGGCGTCTGCGGAGCGGGCGGCCGCGACGATGCCCATCGACCTGTACCGCGCCGGTGACCACTACGTGCTGGACGTCGACCTGCCGGGCGCCGACCCGGGCACCATCGACGTGAACGTGGAGGACCGCACCCTGACGATCCGCGCCCAGCGGACCGCGGGCCCGGACAAGGACGTGCAGTGGCTTGCCAAGGAGCGCCCGGTGGGCACCTACGCGCGGCAGCTGACCGTGAGCAAGGCGCTCGCCCTGGATGCCATCACGGCGAACTACGCCGACGGCGTGCTGACGCTGAACATCCCCGTCGCGCAGGAGGCCAAGGCCCGGCGCATCGAGGTGCAGCACGGCGGGGACAGCTCCCAGATCACCTCGGGCGGCAACGAGCGGTCCTGA
- the nrdG gene encoding anaerobic ribonucleoside-triphosphate reductase activating protein: MAHDPRPGQWRTATLSSDLVADYKPFVMVDGEGVRCSLYVSGCPFACAGCFNEAAWSFRYGRPFDDELEERIVTDLGHEAVQGLSLLGGEPFLSTRVCLRVVRRLRTAHGRAKDVWCWTGYTFEELLAEVGAGQQDKLELLTELDVLVDGRFELAARDLSLAFRGSRNQRVLDVPRSLAAGSAVPWRAG, from the coding sequence GTGGCCCACGACCCCCGGCCGGGCCAGTGGCGCACGGCCACCCTGAGCAGCGACCTCGTGGCCGACTACAAGCCGTTCGTCATGGTCGACGGGGAGGGCGTTCGGTGCAGCCTCTACGTCAGCGGCTGCCCGTTCGCCTGCGCCGGCTGCTTCAACGAGGCCGCGTGGAGCTTCCGGTACGGCCGCCCGTTCGACGACGAGCTCGAGGAGCGGATCGTCACCGACCTGGGTCACGAGGCGGTCCAAGGGCTGTCCCTGCTCGGCGGTGAGCCGTTCCTGAGCACACGGGTGTGCCTGCGGGTGGTGCGCCGCCTGCGCACCGCCCACGGCCGCGCCAAGGACGTCTGGTGCTGGACCGGCTACACGTTCGAGGAGCTGCTGGCCGAGGTCGGCGCCGGCCAGCAGGACAAGCTCGAGCTGCTCACGGAGCTGGACGTGCTCGTCGACGGACGGTTCGAGCTGGCCGCGCGCGACCTGTCGCTCGCGTTCCGCGGCAGCCGGAACCAGCGCGTGCTCGACGTTCCCCGGTCCTTGGCCGCGGGCAGCGCCGTGCCGTGGCGCGCAGGCTGA
- a CDS encoding PPOX class F420-dependent oxidoreductase, translating to MPRSIATTRTVDLPGLLEFVRERHHFVLVTTRQDGRPQVSPVSGGVDDHGRLVISTYPGRAKAVNVERDPRVTVCVLSDDFDGPWVQVDGDGEVLHMPQAEDALVDYYRCIAGEHPDWAEYRAAMRTQGKSLIRITPTRWGPIATGGFPADVAARLDG from the coding sequence ATGCCTCGATCCATCGCGACCACCCGCACCGTCGACCTGCCGGGTCTCCTCGAGTTCGTCCGCGAGCGGCACCACTTCGTGCTCGTCACCACGCGGCAGGACGGCCGGCCGCAGGTCTCGCCCGTCTCCGGGGGCGTCGACGACCACGGTCGCCTGGTGATCTCGACCTACCCGGGCCGGGCGAAGGCGGTCAACGTGGAGCGTGACCCGCGGGTGACGGTGTGCGTGCTCTCGGACGACTTCGACGGCCCGTGGGTCCAGGTCGACGGGGACGGCGAGGTGCTGCACATGCCGCAGGCCGAGGACGCCCTGGTGGACTACTACCGCTGCATCGCCGGTGAGCACCCCGACTGGGCGGAGTACCGCGCGGCCATGCGGACCCAGGGCAAGTCCCTGATCCGCATCACCCCTACCCGGTGGGGGCCGATCGCGACCGGCGGCTTCCCTGCCGACGTCGCCGCTCGCCTCGACGGCTGA
- a CDS encoding zinc-dependent alcohol dehydrogenase family protein — MRAAIIHGAHDVRVAERPDPTVREPTDAVIRTVATCVCGSDLWRYRGLAPVPEPKPIGHEYVGVVEEIGDAVNTLKPGDFVVGGFLHSDNRCPVCRKGMQSACPHGGGFDGCQAERIRIPNADGTLIATPGRPDADLVPSLLALSDVMGTGWHAAVSADVRPGSSVVVVGDGAVGLCGVLASAQLGATTIIAMSRHADRQAVATEFGATHVVPERGEDGLARVRELTEGIGADAVLECVGTEEARLDAVEYTRPGGMIGVVGLPHGDLPTDRLFWSNKGIRGGPAPVRAYLPHLIDLVWARQIDPGRVFDLTLPLSEVAEAYRAMDERRAIKVLLQP; from the coding sequence ATGCGCGCAGCGATCATCCACGGGGCCCACGACGTGCGCGTCGCGGAGCGACCCGACCCCACTGTCCGGGAACCGACCGACGCAGTGATCCGCACGGTGGCGACCTGCGTCTGCGGATCGGACCTGTGGCGGTACCGCGGGCTGGCACCGGTCCCGGAGCCGAAGCCGATCGGGCACGAGTACGTCGGCGTCGTCGAGGAGATCGGCGACGCCGTGAACACTCTGAAGCCGGGCGACTTCGTCGTCGGTGGGTTCCTGCACAGCGACAACCGGTGCCCCGTGTGCCGCAAGGGCATGCAGTCCGCCTGCCCGCACGGCGGTGGGTTCGACGGGTGCCAGGCGGAGCGCATCCGCATCCCGAACGCGGACGGCACGCTCATCGCGACGCCCGGCCGGCCGGACGCCGACCTGGTGCCGAGCCTGCTCGCGCTGTCCGACGTGATGGGCACCGGCTGGCACGCGGCGGTGTCCGCGGACGTGCGGCCCGGGAGCAGCGTGGTCGTCGTCGGGGACGGCGCCGTGGGGCTCTGTGGCGTGCTCGCCTCTGCGCAGCTCGGCGCCACGACGATCATCGCCATGAGCCGGCACGCCGACCGCCAGGCAGTCGCCACCGAGTTCGGTGCCACCCACGTGGTGCCAGAGCGCGGCGAGGACGGCCTGGCGCGCGTCCGGGAGCTCACCGAAGGCATCGGTGCGGACGCCGTGCTCGAGTGCGTCGGCACCGAGGAGGCCAGGCTGGACGCCGTCGAGTACACGCGGCCCGGCGGCATGATCGGCGTGGTGGGCCTGCCGCACGGCGACCTGCCGACGGACCGGCTGTTCTGGTCGAACAAGGGCATCCGCGGTGGCCCGGCCCCCGTCCGCGCCTATCTCCCCCACCTGATCGACCTGGTCTGGGCGCGGCAGATCGACCCCGGCAGGGTCTTCGACCTCACGCTCCCGCTGTCGGAGGTCGCCGAGGCCTATCGCGCCATGGACGAGCGGCGCGCGATCAAGGTCCTGCTGCAGCCGTGA
- a CDS encoding zinc-dependent alcohol dehydrogenase, which translates to MRAMVYRGPYKVRVEEKDIPTIEHPNDAVVRVSMAAICGSDLHLYHGLMPDTRVGTTFGHEFVGVVHEVGPSVQNLRVGDRVMVPFNIFCGSCFFCARGLYSNCHNVNPNATAVGGIYGYSHTCGGYDGGQAEYVRVPFADVGPSIIPAWLDDEDAVLLTDALATGYFGAQLGGITEGDVVVVFGAGPVGLYAARSAWLMGAGRVIVVDHLEYRLEKARTFAHAETLNFAEYDDIVVEMKKTTGYLGADVAIDAVGAEADGDLLQHVTGAKLKLQGGSPVALNWAIDSVRKGGTVSVMGAYGPIFSAVKFGDAVNKGLTLRMNQCPVKRQWPRLFEHLQAGYFRPSDLVTHRIPLEHIAEGYHIFSSKLDGCIKPLIVPNAA; encoded by the coding sequence ATGCGTGCGATGGTCTATCGGGGCCCGTACAAGGTGCGGGTCGAGGAGAAGGACATCCCGACGATCGAGCATCCCAACGATGCCGTCGTCAGGGTGAGCATGGCGGCGATCTGCGGCTCTGACCTGCATCTCTACCACGGGTTGATGCCGGACACGCGTGTCGGGACCACCTTCGGGCACGAGTTCGTCGGCGTGGTCCACGAGGTGGGTCCGTCGGTGCAGAACCTGCGGGTGGGCGACCGGGTGATGGTCCCGTTCAACATCTTCTGCGGCTCGTGCTTCTTCTGCGCGCGCGGGCTGTACTCCAACTGTCACAACGTGAACCCGAACGCGACGGCGGTCGGTGGCATCTACGGCTACTCGCACACCTGCGGCGGGTACGACGGGGGACAGGCCGAGTACGTGCGGGTGCCCTTCGCCGACGTCGGCCCGAGCATCATCCCGGCCTGGCTGGACGACGAGGACGCCGTCCTGCTCACCGACGCGCTGGCCACCGGGTACTTCGGCGCGCAGCTGGGCGGGATCACCGAGGGTGACGTGGTCGTCGTGTTCGGCGCCGGGCCGGTGGGCCTGTACGCAGCCCGGTCGGCGTGGCTGATGGGCGCCGGGCGCGTGATCGTGGTGGACCACCTGGAGTACCGCCTCGAGAAGGCGCGCACCTTCGCGCACGCCGAGACCCTCAACTTCGCCGAGTACGACGACATCGTGGTCGAGATGAAGAAGACCACCGGGTACCTGGGGGCCGACGTCGCGATCGACGCGGTCGGTGCCGAGGCGGACGGCGACCTCCTGCAGCACGTCACCGGCGCGAAGCTGAAGCTGCAGGGTGGCTCGCCGGTGGCGCTGAACTGGGCCATCGACTCGGTGCGCAAGGGCGGGACGGTCTCGGTGATGGGCGCCTACGGTCCCATCTTCAGTGCCGTGAAGTTCGGGGACGCGGTGAACAAGGGCCTCACGCTGCGGATGAACCAGTGCCCGGTCAAGCGGCAGTGGCCCCGGCTCTTCGAGCACCTCCAGGCCGGCTACTTCCGACCCAGCGACCTGGTGACCCACCGCATCCCGCTCGAGCACATCGCCGAGGGGTACCACATCTTCTCGTCCAAGCTCGACGGCTGCATCAAGCCGTTGATCGTGCCGAACGCCGCGTGA
- a CDS encoding PP2C family protein-serine/threonine phosphatase → MTTLLRETHLAPPDLLPSAVQDAARYLGAQTTVYLADYSQSVLVPMPVGPETAPVLPIDSTLAGRAYRMLTVQSAEAAEEPHLWMPIIDGVERLGVLKLVVRDPADLTDPAFQKRCWWFTHYLGHMISIVDAFGDAVDKVRRQRPRSVSAELIWQLLPPLTAGTDKVLVSGKLEPSSTVGGDVFDYALSDDTARFAILDATGHDLRSGLAAATALAAYRNSRRQGRGLFDQTEAIHRAVRDEFAGRMYASGIVGQLDLRSGLLQYLSAGHPPPLLLRGGKVVKTLSGGHRPLLGLDTGSVEIAEESLEPGDVIALYTDGVTEARDPEQQFFGIDRLVDFLEREAAQGTPLPETVRRVCRRIMEYQNGVLQDDATVLLLHWTTTGQELLDPTI, encoded by the coding sequence TTGACGACGCTGCTCCGCGAGACGCACCTGGCCCCGCCGGACCTCCTGCCGTCCGCCGTGCAGGATGCCGCCCGGTACCTCGGTGCGCAGACGACCGTCTACCTCGCGGACTACTCGCAGTCCGTCCTGGTCCCCATGCCCGTCGGCCCCGAGACCGCGCCGGTCCTTCCCATCGACTCGACCCTGGCCGGTCGCGCCTACCGGATGCTCACGGTCCAGTCGGCCGAGGCTGCTGAGGAACCGCACCTGTGGATGCCGATCATCGACGGGGTCGAGCGCCTCGGCGTCCTCAAGCTCGTCGTGCGTGACCCGGCCGACCTCACGGACCCGGCCTTCCAGAAGCGCTGCTGGTGGTTCACGCACTACCTGGGCCACATGATCTCGATCGTGGACGCCTTCGGCGACGCTGTCGACAAGGTCCGTCGGCAGCGCCCGCGGAGCGTGTCCGCGGAGCTGATCTGGCAGCTGCTCCCCCCGTTGACGGCGGGCACCGACAAGGTGCTCGTCAGCGGCAAGCTTGAGCCGTCGAGCACCGTGGGCGGGGACGTCTTCGACTACGCCCTGTCGGACGACACGGCGCGGTTCGCCATCCTGGACGCCACCGGGCACGACCTGCGCTCGGGGCTCGCCGCCGCGACCGCGCTCGCGGCCTACCGCAACTCCCGGCGTCAGGGCCGCGGCCTGTTCGACCAGACCGAGGCCATCCACCGCGCCGTGCGGGACGAGTTCGCGGGACGGATGTACGCCTCGGGCATCGTGGGGCAGCTGGACCTGCGCTCGGGGCTCCTGCAGTACCTGTCCGCCGGGCACCCGCCGCCGCTCCTCCTGCGCGGGGGCAAGGTGGTCAAGACGCTCAGCGGCGGGCACCGGCCGCTCCTGGGCCTGGACACAGGGTCGGTGGAGATCGCGGAGGAGTCCCTCGAACCGGGGGACGTCATCGCGCTCTACACGGACGGTGTCACGGAGGCGCGAGACCCGGAGCAGCAGTTCTTCGGCATCGACCGGCTGGTCGACTTCCTCGAGCGCGAGGCAGCGCAGGGCACGCCTCTGCCCGAGACCGTGCGACGCGTGTGCCGGCGGATCATGGAGTACCAGAACGGGGTCCTCCAGGACGACGCCACGGTCCTGCTCCTGCACTGGACGACCACCGGCCAGGAGCTGCTCGACCCGACCATCTGA
- the yidD gene encoding membrane protein insertion efficiency factor YidD has product MTPLARLADSMIRMYQDRVSPRKGWSCAYRVAHGGPSCSASVRETVARRGVLGGAVPTALRFVACYQAAQLLATTDVRGVCCCGPIPIPFRF; this is encoded by the coding sequence ATGACTCCGCTCGCCCGACTCGCCGACTCGATGATCCGGATGTACCAGGACCGCGTCTCTCCCCGGAAGGGGTGGAGCTGCGCCTACCGGGTCGCGCACGGGGGGCCGTCCTGCTCGGCGTCCGTGCGCGAGACGGTGGCGCGCCGAGGCGTCCTCGGGGGTGCCGTCCCCACCGCGCTCCGGTTCGTGGCCTGCTACCAGGCCGCGCAGCTGCTGGCGACGACCGACGTCCGCGGCGTGTGCTGCTGCGGCCCCATCCCCATCCCGTTCCGGTTCTAG
- a CDS encoding cation:proton antiporter family protein, translated as MAVAALYLGAALVGGLLAVLLRLPPLVGFLAAGFALGAGGAPDLPYLEPIADLGVVLLLFAIGLKLDVRTLLRREIWLTTVIHMAISVALALGFLGLLAVIGFGFLGGESLGALAFVGFALSFSSTVFVVKVLDDRSDTTSLYGRIAVGVLVMQDVAAVIFLSLSSGEPPSPWAVLLFGLIPGKWVLHRIWDRVGHGELQALFGVCVAVVLGYGLFELVGIAGDVGALVVGVLLSSHPQAGELSRSLMTFKDLMLVAFFVQIGLHGTPHLLEIGLALLLLLLLPFQVAAYAVVLWLMRLRRRTSFLAGLVLSNYSEFGIIVVAVGASSGLLDDQWVVVVSLAVAFSFGLSAIVNRRGVELASRLSRLLPARDSDRLHPDDRLVDVGDADALVLGLGRVGSATYTRLRDEYGMAVVGVEHDRTRVTALEDEGYEVVRADATDLEFWNRVQRAGRVKMAVLAMPFHNANLIALARLKAAGFTGKVAAVARYDDDVSELQRHGADAVFHLYGSAGFALADHAAEVLLQGRGGTPDHHAAARPGDDLDVLDPLDRRAEPA; from the coding sequence ATGGCTGTTGCGGCGCTCTACCTCGGTGCCGCGCTCGTGGGTGGGCTCCTCGCGGTGCTGCTGCGGCTGCCTCCACTCGTCGGTTTCCTCGCCGCGGGTTTCGCGCTCGGTGCGGGCGGGGCGCCGGACCTGCCGTACCTGGAGCCGATCGCCGACCTCGGTGTCGTCCTGCTGCTCTTCGCGATCGGGCTCAAGCTCGACGTCCGCACGCTGCTGCGGCGCGAGATCTGGCTCACGACCGTCATCCACATGGCGATCAGCGTCGCGCTCGCGCTCGGCTTCCTGGGCCTGCTCGCGGTGATCGGCTTCGGCTTCCTCGGTGGGGAGTCGCTCGGGGCGCTGGCGTTCGTCGGGTTCGCGCTGTCCTTCTCCTCCACCGTCTTCGTTGTCAAGGTGCTGGACGACCGGTCCGACACGACGTCGCTCTACGGACGCATCGCCGTCGGTGTGCTCGTCATGCAGGACGTCGCCGCCGTGATCTTCCTGTCGCTGTCCAGCGGGGAGCCGCCGAGCCCGTGGGCCGTGCTGCTGTTCGGCCTGATCCCGGGCAAGTGGGTGCTGCACCGGATCTGGGACCGGGTGGGGCACGGTGAGCTGCAGGCGCTGTTCGGCGTGTGCGTCGCCGTGGTGCTCGGCTACGGCCTGTTCGAGCTCGTCGGCATCGCCGGGGACGTCGGCGCGCTGGTGGTCGGGGTCCTGCTGTCGTCGCACCCCCAGGCGGGTGAGCTGTCCCGGTCCCTGATGACGTTCAAGGACCTCATGCTGGTGGCGTTCTTCGTGCAGATCGGGCTGCACGGGACGCCGCACCTGCTGGAGATCGGCCTCGCGCTGCTGCTCCTGCTGCTCCTGCCGTTCCAGGTCGCTGCCTACGCGGTGGTGCTCTGGCTCATGCGGCTCCGCCGGCGTACGTCGTTCCTCGCCGGCCTGGTGCTGTCGAACTACTCGGAGTTCGGGATCATCGTGGTCGCGGTCGGCGCGAGCTCCGGTCTGCTCGACGACCAGTGGGTGGTCGTGGTCTCGCTCGCCGTGGCGTTCAGCTTCGGGCTGTCGGCGATCGTCAACCGCCGGGGCGTCGAGCTGGCCTCCCGGCTGTCCCGGCTGCTGCCGGCGCGCGACAGCGACCGGCTCCACCCCGACGACCGGCTGGTCGACGTCGGCGACGCCGACGCGCTCGTCCTGGGCCTCGGTCGCGTCGGCTCCGCGACGTACACCCGGCTGCGCGACGAGTACGGGATGGCGGTGGTCGGGGTCGAGCACGACCGCACGCGCGTGACGGCGCTCGAGGACGAGGGCTACGAGGTCGTGCGCGCCGACGCCACCGACCTCGAGTTCTGGAACCGCGTGCAGCGCGCCGGTCGGGTCAAGATGGCGGTCCTGGCCATGCCGTTCCACAACGCGAACCTCATCGCGCTGGCGCGGCTGAAGGCGGCCGGCTTCACGGGCAAGGTCGCCGCCGTCGCCCGGTACGACGACGACGTGTCCGAGCTGCAGCGCCACGGTGCCGACGCCGTGTTCCATCTGTACGGGTCGGCGGGCTTCGCCCTCGCGGACCACGCCGCCGAGGTGCTGCTGCAGGGCAGGGGCGGGACGCCGGACCATCACGCCGCTGCGCGTCCGGGCGACGATCTGGACGTCCTTGATCCGCTCGACCGCCGCGCGGAGCCCGCCTGA
- a CDS encoding alpha/beta fold hydrolase: MPQLVSRTLDVGGHEVRVHTSVGASTSPVYLLVHGIGMSHRSLARLQRALQPYGTVHCVDLPGFGGTPTPSDAISIADGAALLGRVLDALDVPAAVLVGHSMGGQLVVELAAQRPALVTHLVLIGPVTDPDRAGHLTQARDLFRDSLREPASGNVLTFADYLRCGPRWYLTELEPMLAYRTDERLAVVAAPTLVIRGTGDPVARHAWCARLADVAPGGSLVEVPGHRHLVQFTAADSTARAVAAFCRRDLALEP, from the coding sequence GTGCCCCAGCTCGTCAGCCGCACCCTCGACGTGGGTGGTCACGAGGTCCGGGTCCACACGTCGGTCGGGGCGAGCACCTCACCGGTCTACCTGCTCGTCCACGGCATCGGGATGTCGCACCGCTCCCTCGCCCGGCTCCAGCGCGCCCTGCAGCCGTACGGCACCGTCCACTGCGTCGACCTGCCCGGCTTCGGCGGCACCCCGACGCCGTCGGACGCGATCTCCATCGCCGACGGTGCCGCGCTCCTCGGGCGCGTGCTGGATGCGCTCGACGTCCCCGCCGCGGTGCTCGTGGGCCACTCGATGGGCGGGCAGCTCGTCGTCGAGCTCGCCGCCCAGCGGCCGGCGCTCGTCACGCACCTCGTGCTGATCGGCCCCGTCACCGACCCCGACCGGGCCGGGCACCTCACACAGGCCCGGGACCTGTTCCGTGACTCGCTGAGGGAACCCGCCTCCGGGAATGTGCTGACGTTCGCGGACTACCTGCGCTGCGGTCCCCGCTGGTACCTGACCGAGCTGGAACCGATGCTGGCCTACCGCACCGACGAGCGGCTGGCCGTCGTGGCCGCTCCTACGCTCGTGATCCGTGGGACCGGCGACCCGGTCGCCCGGCACGCCTGGTGCGCCCGGCTCGCCGATGTCGCACCGGGCGGCTCCCTCGTAGAGGTCCCGGGCCACCGGCACCTGGTCCAGTTCACCGCCGCGGACAGCACGGCTCGCGCCGTCGCCGCGTTCTGCCGCCGGGACCTGGCGCTCGAACCGTGA
- a CDS encoding DoxX family protein: MSTTAGSPTSQATSGTADGIVYQEQIVTRLGVRRILAVSRIVIGFTFLWAFIDKLFGLGFATPSERAWINGGTPAQGFIGGIEGPFADFFQLFANPFGDVLFMAGLLGIGVAVMAGAGLKIAAVTGTLLMLFMYLAELPPVLGGTNPIVDSHWHEALLLIIAAATLSGDTWGVGKIWARIVGNGWLR, encoded by the coding sequence ATGTCCACCACCGCCGGATCACCCACCAGTCAAGCCACGTCGGGCACCGCCGACGGGATCGTGTACCAGGAGCAGATCGTCACGCGGCTCGGCGTCCGCAGGATCCTCGCCGTGTCCCGCATCGTCATCGGGTTCACGTTCCTGTGGGCCTTCATCGACAAGCTGTTCGGCCTCGGGTTCGCGACGCCTTCCGAGCGTGCCTGGATCAACGGCGGGACGCCCGCGCAGGGCTTCATCGGCGGCATCGAGGGACCGTTCGCCGACTTCTTCCAGCTGTTCGCCAACCCGTTCGGCGACGTGCTGTTCATGGCAGGCCTGCTCGGCATCGGCGTCGCCGTCATGGCCGGGGCCGGCCTGAAGATCGCGGCCGTGACCGGCACCCTGCTCATGCTCTTCATGTACCTGGCAGAGCTGCCGCCGGTCCTCGGCGGCACGAACCCCATCGTCGACTCGCACTGGCACGAGGCGCTGCTCCTGATCATCGCCGCCGCCACCCTCTCCGGTGACACCTGGGGCGTCGGCAAGATCTGGGCCCGCATCGTCGGCAACGGCTGGCTGCGCTGA
- a CDS encoding DUF2231 domain-containing protein has product MDAVSTPLPRRLAEAAETAPALEPLVRALRPLADAVVRPPSLAALLRGAPLGHAAHPLLTDLPIGLWVSSTVLDLVGTDDGRSADRLLGLGVLATVPTVLTGLVDWQRGGDRVRTVGALHAALNTGAVVLYAGSWLLRRRGHRGSGVAVSLAAGGVAAVSGYLGGHMVAVLDSPDEGVGHDTSAPEPATPGDA; this is encoded by the coding sequence ATGGACGCTGTGTCGACCCCCCTGCCGCGCCGCCTCGCCGAGGCCGCCGAGACCGCACCCGCCCTCGAACCGCTCGTCCGCGCGCTGCGCCCACTGGCGGACGCCGTCGTGCGACCGCCCTCCCTCGCGGCGCTGCTGCGCGGGGCACCGCTCGGGCACGCGGCGCACCCGCTCCTCACCGACCTGCCCATCGGCCTGTGGGTGAGCAGCACCGTGCTCGACCTCGTCGGTACCGACGACGGCCGCTCGGCCGACCGGCTGCTGGGCCTCGGCGTGCTGGCGACCGTACCGACGGTGCTGACCGGCCTCGTCGACTGGCAGCGCGGTGGCGACCGCGTGCGCACCGTGGGCGCCCTGCACGCCGCCCTCAACACGGGCGCCGTCGTGCTGTACGCCGGCTCCTGGCTGCTGCGACGGCGCGGCCACCGCGGCTCGGGCGTCGCCGTGAGCCTCGCCGCCGGCGGCGTCGCCGCCGTGAGCGGGTACCTCGGCGGACACATGGTCGCGGTGCTCGACTCACCTGACGAGGGGGTGGGCCACGACACGTCCGCCCCGGAACCCGCCACCCCCGGGGACGCCTAA